ATAACTTTCCCGGTCATTATCATGTGCGGGGGTTGCCCAGCCAGGCCAAAGGCGCTAGGTTGAGGGCCTAGTCTCGTAGGAGTTCGTGTGTTCGAATCACACCTCCCGCACCATACTTTCAACATCAGTTTTCACGACTTTTGACCGCATTTTTTTGTGTACTACAGTGAAATATGTCTTTTTCTATTATAATCTAAAGATATCAAATTTTAACTAAAAGACCAATCGTCTGAACTATTTTTGTTATCAGAAGGCATTTTACTGAGCTTAGGTGCCGAATGAATATATACTTATGAACCCTCATTTTGAATTGGGTATACCCCATTATAGCCAGCAGAATTAAAATGCGTAGAATCGGGTTTCTGTTTGAATTATGTTTAAACCCGTGATCAGGTCTACGCTGAATAGAGGGGAGTAAATATGGCTAAGAAATTTAAAGAAGATGAAGAAAGGATCGAAAATATACGTGCTGAGGATACGACAGCAAAATCGAGAAGAGAGGCAATTGAGGACATAGAAAATAAAGAAAGAGAAGATATCGAACGTCAGAATAGAAAATAAGGTCAGAGTTTAATTTTCTACATAAATCTGGCAAACAGATATTTTAAGAAGATGAAATTCAGGGAGTGATAGCATTGACAGTTCCAAAGGTATTATCTGCCAGTAGTGTTGAAGGAGATTCCGTGACAAATCCAGAGGGTGAGGATCTGGGGAAGATCGAGGAAGTTATGCTCGACCTGGATGAAGGAATGGTTGCATATGCCGTACTTTCGTTCGGAGGTTTCCTTGGAATCGGTGACAAGTTATTTGCGGTCCCGTGGCAGGCGCTGAGCAAAAAGCCGGATTCACATAGCTTTGTCCTTGATGTTGACAAGAATACACTTGAGAATGCTCCGGGATTTGACAAGGCCAACTGGCCGGGCACCGGTACAAAAGAACACAGGGATTATATTACAAGAATCTCCGAATACTATGGCTACAAACCATACTGGATACATAATCCGTAAATGTACAAAAAATGAATAATTCTTTTTGAGGAAGTAATCCCATACTTCCTTTCTATTTTGAATTCTCTGAGCTCAATGTTGAGCTTTTCCTTTCCTGGAAAGTTTTCTCATATCATTGACCTCTGTTTTACCAAGAACTTTCAGGAAATGGGCTGCACGAAGTGCAGTCTGTTGTTTTCTCTCTTCCGCACGGGTCTGGTATACCCTTATTGAACGAAGGAAATCTATCTTACGAAACTCCGGCCAGAAAGGTGCACAGAAATAGGATGCACATTCATTACCATTGGCCTGCCATGGCAGGAAATTCGAAACCCTTTCATCTCCTCCCGTCCTGATGATAAGATCCACGTTGGGAAGTGCTGTTCCATCCGCGGGGTAGAGGTGATTTGAAATTGTTTCCTCATTGATATCTTCCAGGGAGATCTCTCCCCTTTCAACCTTTGATGCGATCTCGCGGACAGCCTGGACGATTTCCTGTCTGCCTCCATAGGCAATTGCAACATTGAGGTTGAATTTGTCATAAACAGATGTTACAAGTTCCACGTTCTTGATGGACTCCTGAAGTTGATCCGGCAGCTTTTCAATATCGCCAATGGCATGGACGCGCATTTTTCTTTCATGGGTCCTTTCGTCCTCTCCGATCTCATCGAACTTGACCCTTATCAGATCGAAAAGATTTTCTTTTTCATCATTTGATCTGTTGAAATTCTCAGTGGAAAATGCGTAAATTGTGAGATGTTCTATGCCCAGCTCACAGGACCATTCTATCACTTTTTCGGTAATACTCGCACCCTGGCGATGCCCGAAATTTGTGATCTGGCCCAGTTTACGGGCATACCTGCGGTTACCATCCATTATGATTGCTACGTGCCTTGGAATAGGGGCGTTTTTGACTTCCTGTGTAAGGAGATGTTCATATCCTCGATAGATCAGTTGAGGTATGTGTTTCAATATTTTAAACACCACATATTTTCGATTGGCTGCTAAGCAATGGGAATTTTTACGTTTTTTATAAGTGCATCTATAATAATAACGGGGTTTTTAGTGATCAGTAATTCTCTAGAACAGATTTAACTATGTCCCTGTAATCTTCCTTCAACAGGTATATGTTATGATCGCCGGTAACATCAATGCTGAGTATTCCAAGCCTGGTGTTCATAAGACCTACCATTGCTGAAACTCCTCTGTAACTGACATCAAAATCTGCATTGTGGAGATGTTCGTAAACGTCACCTGTAGTGAATTTACCACCTTTTAGGAATAATTTAAGAACTACTTTACGTATGCCTGTGTCATCGCGACTAAGATATTTTATGAGCCTGTCCCTTACTCGCTCTTCTATCGTTTCCAGTACAAACACCTCTTTTTTTTATATGTTATTTTATCTTATAAAACTATTGTACTTGTAATCGTAAACCGCAAGGCAACGAAAATCGTTCTACTTATCTCATTCTAACATATATAATTTAGCTTTCAAACAGGTATCTTTTCAACAATTAATCCCTTTTCAAAAGGATATCTTTCCACTATGAACATCTCATCAGTATTTTCCCTGATCATGTCCGCCAGCTCTTCCAGTATCCACCACGCTGTCTGCAAGCCGGATTCTGTGATTTCTGACATATCTTCCGGAACTTCCTCTTCCATAAAACACTCTATCACATTTTCCCTGCAGCTATCATTCAGGCAGGTGATCTCGCCGTAAACAATGGTTCCGTCATCGGTGATCTCATCAAAGTCCCTTGCCACATTCCGGGCGATACGTATCAGACGCTCCCTTAGTTGCACAGCGTCCTTATAAGTGGATGAACAAAAATGCATTTTACCGGCAATGGGAACAATTCTGTTTGCAGTCTCACGGGAGCCTTCAACAGCATTTGACAGGTCGCTTTCAAGCACAAAACCCTTACTTTTCATCTTTTCAGCATTGGAGTCCGAGAACTCCAGCTCATTTAAATTGAGGAAGCAATCATATTCTTTAGCAAATTCTGCTACCTTTTCAATCCCGTTAATTGCAGGAATCTCTATCCCGACATCAAGCCCATGCTCTTTTGAATTAGTTATGGATTCTGAGTACTTGCTTTCCCTGATCTCACCCCACATATCAACCGGAGGGTGAAACCTGATCTCGTCCAGACCGGCTTGCGCAAGCTTTTCTATGGTTTCCTTTTCAGGGGCCATTGAAGTGTAAAGGTGGACATGATGCTCTTTTCCGAACTCAGATTTAAGCAATTCTATGTAGTGAAGAACATTTTCACGTCTGAGAAGTGGCTCTCCTCCGGTTATTCCCGTGCCAAGTGCATCCATCTGCCTTGCTTCTTCGATAATATCCCTGTCGGAGCTCACAGGTCTTTCGTTGGCATAGACCACCTCGTTTCTTCTCTCTATGGACACCGGACAATAAAAGCAATCCCTTGGACATATCCCTGTAACAAAAAGCACCATCTTGGCTCCGATATGACATAATTTACAGCCCTCGGGCAGGAATGTATGAAAAGAACCTGTCTCACTCTGCTTCGCTTCACTCATTGGCGCAATCTAGCTTTTACATGTATATAAGGCTTGGTAAAATTCTACTTACAACAATTTAATGTAAAATAGTCCCCTCTTCTAAGTCAATGAATGAGATAGAAGGCCATATCGCAGTGATAGGCTGCAGGAAATGCGGGAAATGTAATAATATCTGTCCGCATGATGCTCTTTACAGGGTAGATGGTGTGGTTCGTGTGAACTATGATCTGTGTACCGTATGTATGGAATGTGTCAGGACCTGTCCCAACAAGGCCCTGGTTTATATCGAGTGAGCATTCCAGCTCACTTCTTGCTAATCTCTCTGCCGATTGAGAATGCTTTTCCAAGTACTTTTCCTATGGCATGGTAGTTTCTGGTCTCAGGTGCAAATACTACAGGTTTAACCTTTTCAATGTCGGGTGTCCCTTTGTTAAGTACTGATTCATCTGCCTTGATGTCGACTATCTCCCCGATGAACTGGGTGTGAAGTCCGATCTCAAAACTATGTATGAGTTTGCACTCCAGTATCAGGGGAAATTCTTCGATGTACGGTGCATACACATTATCACTTTTTACGGGTGTGAGCCCGCTGACTTCGAACTTATCCTCGTCCTTACCGCTTGCCATGCCAAAGTAATCAGTTTCCCTGGCATACTTTTCAGAGGGTATATTAACGGTAAAGGCCTCTTTTTCCATGATATTCTTGTAACTCTGGGTTGCTTCCCTCAGCGATATGCCGATGCACGGGGGGCTGGAACATGTGATCCCTCCCCACGCGACGGTTGCAGCGTCAGGTTTTCCGAACATATCATACGTACCGATCACCCATGCCGGGGCCGGGAATGCAAGTGGTTTAGCTCCTATTGATTGTTTCATGAATGTAACTCCCTTTTAAAAAAGAGGCTATTGAATATTTAAGCTTGCGGAAGGTGATTCCAAATCACACAAGTCCCCTGAATATTATTCTTGACACCACAGTGGACAGCGTGAAAACAATAGCTGAGATGGGAAGTACCTGTCCGAGATCGTACATTAATCGGTCCCTGTCGCCTCCATACTCGATGGTCCCTGCAAAGCGTGTAAGTATGACCGTGATCAATATCAGGTACACACCGATCGAGAGCATGAACAGGTCCGAAGGGATGGATTGTTCAAGGTTTGCAGGTGAGATCTGGGCAGATCCGGGTATCATGTCAGCAGGAAGGCGTGAGATGCTGTTCGATATATTCTGGAGTATCTTTGTGATAACTTCCGAAAGTGCCATTGTAACACCTGCGATAAGTGGTGCGAATATGGCTGCTGTGGACCTCATGGTGGATGTCATATCATAGAGTGATTGCTTGATATTCAGCTCCACGTCCTGGAGTTCCTTCAGGTGGTCTGCAAGCTTGACCACGGCAACACCTGCAGCCTCGTGACTCTTGTGAGCGCTCTCAACAAAGAGCATCATGGTAGTTCGTATTCGATCCGAGTAGATATCCCTGAAGGCGCCGATCTCATCGTCGAATATTGCAGTAAGTATGTCGGCTCTTACACTAATGAGATTCAGGGAGATCCTTTCAAATGCCGTTGCTATCTCTGAGCCCTGCATCGTACTGGCAGCATGCATGAAGGCTTCTTCTGTTGCCCTTCCCTCGGATATTCTCCTTCCCAGGACAAAGAGCGCGTCCGAGAACTCGGATTCCATTCTCCTGATCTCATCCCTTATTTTCTTGTATGGCATGTAACTCGTATTCAGGTAAAATGAAACTGCAAAAACAAAACCCAGTATTACCAGCAGACCTGATGGCAGG
The window above is part of the Methanolobus zinderi genome. Proteins encoded here:
- a CDS encoding PRC-barrel domain-containing protein codes for the protein MTVPKVLSASSVEGDSVTNPEGEDLGKIEEVMLDLDEGMVAYAVLSFGGFLGIGDKLFAVPWQALSKKPDSHSFVLDVDKNTLENAPGFDKANWPGTGTKEHRDYITRISEYYGYKPYWIHNP
- the uppS gene encoding polyprenyl diphosphate synthase; translation: MLKHIPQLIYRGYEHLLTQEVKNAPIPRHVAIIMDGNRRYARKLGQITNFGHRQGASITEKVIEWSCELGIEHLTIYAFSTENFNRSNDEKENLFDLIRVKFDEIGEDERTHERKMRVHAIGDIEKLPDQLQESIKNVELVTSVYDKFNLNVAIAYGGRQEIVQAVREIASKVERGEISLEDINEETISNHLYPADGTALPNVDLIIRTGGDERVSNFLPWQANGNECASYFCAPFWPEFRKIDFLRSIRVYQTRAEERKQQTALRAAHFLKVLGKTEVNDMRKLSRKGKAQH
- a CDS encoding DUF2551 domain-containing protein, with protein sequence MFVLETIEERVRDRLIKYLSRDDTGIRKVVLKLFLKGGKFTTGDVYEHLHNADFDVSYRGVSAMVGLMNTRLGILSIDVTGDHNIYLLKEDYRDIVKSVLENY
- a CDS encoding radical SAM protein, translated to MSEAKQSETGSFHTFLPEGCKLCHIGAKMVLFVTGICPRDCFYCPVSIERRNEVVYANERPVSSDRDIIEEARQMDALGTGITGGEPLLRRENVLHYIELLKSEFGKEHHVHLYTSMAPEKETIEKLAQAGLDEIRFHPPVDMWGEIRESKYSESITNSKEHGLDVGIEIPAINGIEKVAEFAKEYDCFLNLNELEFSDSNAEKMKSKGFVLESDLSNAVEGSRETANRIVPIAGKMHFCSSTYKDAVQLRERLIRIARNVARDFDEITDDGTIVYGEITCLNDSCRENVIECFMEEEVPEDMSEITESGLQTAWWILEELADMIRENTDEMFIVERYPFEKGLIVEKIPV
- a CDS encoding DUF362 domain-containing protein translates to MNEIEGHIAVIGCRKCGKCNNICPHDALYRVDGVVRVNYDLCTVCMECVRTCPNKALVYIE
- a CDS encoding flavin reductase family protein codes for the protein MKQSIGAKPLAFPAPAWVIGTYDMFGKPDAATVAWGGITCSSPPCIGISLREATQSYKNIMEKEAFTVNIPSEKYARETDYFGMASGKDEDKFEVSGLTPVKSDNVYAPYIEEFPLILECKLIHSFEIGLHTQFIGEIVDIKADESVLNKGTPDIEKVKPVVFAPETRNYHAIGKVLGKAFSIGREISKK